In Synergistaceae bacterium, the genomic window ATGAGACGCAGAAATAATATTTTTCGCAAAGGAGGTAAATTTTTTAGGTGGATAAAGATTTGTGGCTCGCAGGACTCTGGGATGAATGGCTGACGGACTCTATAAAGTCAACTCATGCGGCAGACTCAGAAGCAAGCGGCTTATTAATGGGAATGAGACGCAGAAATAATATTTTCACGACTAACAGATTAAGAGCTGCAAGACGACTCACAGGGCCTGGAAAATTTAGACTCTGGCCTATGACGAGTTACGCGAAAAAATTTAATCTACAAATTTCCATGATAACGAGCAAGAATCATAAACCTTCTGTGAAATTTACATGTCCTAACGAAATATTAAAGCCTCCCGGAAAAAAATTTTACTGGTCATGGCTTAAAGGCTTATGGGGCAGCACAGGAGGTCTGTATTTCCCGAAAAACGGTTATTATTTGACGCTAATTATATCCGACGAAAAAATTTCAGAATTGGCCGCAAAAATTTTAGAATCTACTAATTTGTCATGGAACAATCACAGAAATGAATTTACCCTCCGCAGGCACGACGATATTATGACGTTCTTATATAATGCCGGTATGCCTTCAGGAGCGTTACAATTTGAAGATATCGCAATAATCAGATCCGCACGCAGCAGAGCAAATATCGCACGAAATTACGACGCAGCCAATATCGCACGTTCAGTCAATGCAGCACGCGAACAAATAAAACTTGCCGAAAAAATTTTATCTCTGGGAATGCTCGATAAATTGCCGGGAAAATTGCGCGAACTCGTGAAAGCAAGACTCGATTATCCTGACGCTACACTTGAAGAACTCGGCGCAAAATTAGAGACTCACATTACAAAGAGTGCCGTTAAATACCGTTGGTCAAGAATACAAAAATTTT contains:
- the whiA gene encoding DNA-binding protein WhiA, with amino-acid sequence MDKDLWLAGLWDEWLTDSIKSTHAADSEASGLLMGMRRRNNIFTTNRLRAARRLTGPGKFRLWPMTSYAKKFNLQISMITSKNHKPSVKFTCPNEILKPPGKKFYWSWLKGLWGSTGGLYFPKNGYYLTLIISDEKISELAAKILESTNLSWNNHRNEFTLRRHDDIMTFLYNAGMPSGALQFEDIAIIRSARSRANIARNYDAANIARSVNAAREQIKLAEKILSLGMLDKLPGKLRELVKARLDYPDATLEELGAKLETHITKSAVKYRWSRIQKFFSQ